The Paramisgurnus dabryanus chromosome 1, PD_genome_1.1, whole genome shotgun sequence genome includes a window with the following:
- the zdhhc17 gene encoding palmitoyltransferase ZDHHC17 has translation MADALDEFEKEAGCVPILHPEEIKPQSHYNHGYSESVSRKSHVDDYSTWDIVKATQYGIFERCRELVEAGYDVRQPDKENVTLLHWAAINNRVDLVKYYISKGAIVDQLGGDLNSTPLHWATRQGHLSMVVQLMKYGADPSLIDGEGCSCVHLAAQFGHTSIVAYLIAKGQDVDMMDQNGMTPLMWAAYRTHSVDPTRLLLTFNVSVNLGDKYHKNTALHWAVLAGNTTVISLLLDANANVDAQNIKGETPLDLAKQRKNVWMINHLQEARQAKGYDSPSYLKRLKMDKEFRQKVMLGTPFLVIWLVGFIADLDIDSWLIKGVMYVAMWLIVQFLSKAFFDHSMHSALPLGIYLATKFWMYITWFYWFWNDLPFVTIHLPFLLNSLGLFYNFGKSWKSDPGIIKASEEQKKKTIVELAETGSLDLSIFCSTCLIRKPIRSKHCAVCNRCIAKFDHHCPWVGNCVGSGNHRYFMGYLFFLLCMICWMIYGCISYWRIHCATSYAKDGFWMYITQIATCSPWMFWMFLNSVFHFMWVAVLIMCQLYQIAVLGITTNERMNARRYKHFKVTATSIESPFNHGCMRNLIDFFDLRCCGLLRPVAIDWTSQYTIEYDQTSGSGYQLV, from the exons GAAATTAAACCCCAGAGTCACTATAACCATGGCTACAGCGAGAGCGTCAGCCGCAAGAGTCATGTGGACGACTACAGCACTTGGGACATCGTCAAAGCCACCCA gTATGGGATTTTCGAGCGATGTCGCGAGCTGGTGGAGGCCGGATATGACGTGCGTCAACCGGATAAAGAAAACGTCACGCTTCTGCACTGGGCGGCCATCAACAACCGCGTAGACCTGGTCAA aTATTACATATCTAAAGGAGCCATCGTGGATCAGCTTGGAGGAGATCTGAACTCGACACCGTTGCACTGGGCTACGAG acAGGGCCATCTGTCCATGGTGGTGCAGTTAATGAAATATGGGGCGGATCCGTCTCTGATTGACGGGGAGGGCTGTAGCTGTGTGCACCTGGCTGCTCAGTTTGGACACACCTCTATTGTGGCCTACCTCATTGCAAAGGGACAG GATGTGGATATGATGGATCAGAATGGAATGACCCCTCTGATGTGGGCAGCGTATCGGACACACAG CGTTGACCCGACGCGGCTGTTGCTAACGTTTAATGTGTCGGTGAATCTGGGTGATAAATATCATAAGAACACAGCTCTGCATTGGGCCGTACTGGCAGGAAACACCACCGTCATCAGCCTGCTGCTGGACGCAAACGCTAATGTAGATGCACAAAACATCAAG GGGGAGACACCACTGGATTTGGCCAAACAGAGGAAAAACGTCTGGATGATAAATCACCTACAGGAGGCCAGACAGGCGAAAGGTTACGACAGCCCGTCGTATCTGAAACGACTCAAAATGGACAAG GAGTTCAGACAGAAGGTGATGTTGGGAACTCCATTCCTCGTGATTTGGTTGGTGGGATTCATCGCTGATCTGGACATTGACTCGTGGCTCATAAAGGGTGTGATGTACGTGGCCATGTGGCTCATTGTACAGTTCCTGTCCAA GGCTTTTTTTGATCACTCCATGCATAGTGCTCTTCCTCTGGGCATATATCTGGCCACTAAGTTCTGGATGTACATCACCTGGTTTTATTGGTTTTGGAATG ATTTGCCATTCGTCACCATCCACCTGCCCTTCCTGCTCAACAGTCTGGGTCTCTTCTACAACTTTGGGAAGTCCTGGAAATCTGACCCTGGCATCATCAAAGCCTCTGAGGAGCAGAAGAAGAAG ACTATAGTTGAGTTGGCAGAAACAGGCAGTCTGGATCTCAGCATATTCTGCAGCACCTGTTTG ATACGAAAGCCAATCAGATCAAAACACTGCGCTGTGTGCAATCGATGCATTGCAAAGTTTGATCATCACTGCCCATGGGTGGGCAACTGTGTGG GAAGTGGAAACCATCGTTACTTTATGGGCTACCTATTCTTCCTCTTATGTATGATCTGTTGGATGATATACGGCTGTATTTCCT ATTGGAGGATTCATTGTGCTACGAGTTACGCTAAAGACGGCTTTTGGATGTACATCACCCAGATCGCCACCTGCTCGCCGTGGATGTTCTGGATGTTTCTCAACAGTGTGTTTCACTTCATGTGGGTCGCTGTGCTCATCATGTGCCAGCTGTATCAG ATCGCTGTTCTGGGTATCACTACAAATGAGAGAATGAATGCCAGGCGATACAAGCACTTTAAAGTTACCGCCACGTCCATCGAGAGCCCATTCAA TCACGGCTGTATGAGGAACCTCATCGATTTCTTTGATCTGAGGTGCTGCGGTTTGCTTCGGCCCGTGGCGATAGACTGGACCTCGCAGTACACAATAGAGTACGACCAGACGTCCGGGTCGGGATACCAGCTGGTGTAG